Genomic segment of Paenibacillaceae bacterium GAS479:
GGTGGAAATGAAAAGGCAGAATTTGATGAAAATGAGAAGGTAGGCAATGGTGGAAATGAAAAGGCAGAATTTGATGCTAAGGGGCGCATAGTAGCTTTCGGAGCTGTGGTGGAGAAGGGATTGGCAGAATGGAACGTACTGCTGCAGGCGGACAGCGCCTGGTCATATGGCGCGCAGCCAAGCGTCGGAGCCGCTGGAACGAAAAGCGCGGCTAACGCGGCAAATGGCTTGCGCCGGGATGGCCGCGGCCAATATGCGCGGATCGGCTCGCTGGCAAGCGGTGCGCCAGAGCTTGCGGCCGCATGGGTGAGCGGCCCGACGGAGCTGCTGCGCCGTTTACAGGAGGAGCAGCAGGCGATGGGAGCCGCTAGCGGCTGGCAACTGCGCGTCCTGGAGGAGCTGCTTCTCCAGGGAGGGCTGCAGCAGCGCCGTGCCGCTGCGGCTGAAGCCTGCGAAGCGGCGCTGCGGGAGCTGGAGGAGGCTTTGGCCGCCTCCATGCCTGATGGGCTGTGCTGGCGGCGCGATTCGCGCTGCGCAGCGGTGGAGTTGCTGCTGCCCGAGGGGCTGGCCGCGCGCGCTCTGCAGCGCGCGGCCCGGCAACGCGGGCTGCGCATTGGGGTTGCCGCTGCCGCTATTGCGGGCAGCGGCAACGGGCGCCGCCGCGAAGCGGCGCAGCTCGCCGCAGGCGCTGCCAGCGGCGCGGAGCTGGCGCAGGCGCTGCGCGGGCTGGCGGCGGCGCTGCGCGAGTTCACCGCGCGCAGCTAGGCGCGCGCGGTAGCGCTAGGCTGCGGCGGGGCGAGCACGCCGCGGCTAGCCGCGCTGCGCGGAGCTGGCGCAGCCAGCAAGCGCCAGTGCACGGAAGCCCAGCCTACTGGGGCTTCCGGAGCTCCTGGCCGCAGCTGCCCGCGCTGTGCACCTTGCTGGCGCAGCCCAGCGGAGCAGCGCTCACGCTCACTGCGGCCGCCACAGCCCGCGCGGTAGCGCTCCCCGCGCTGCCCGCGCTGCGCACCCGTGCAGCACACCTTGCTGGCGCAGCCCAGCCCGCTAGTCGCGCAGCAGCGCTCCCTGCGCTGCCCGCGCTGCGCCCGCGCCCAGCAGCGCTCCCTGCGCTGCCCGCGCTGCGCCCGCGCCCAGCCGCGCTAATCGCGCGGCGCGCCCTGCTGGCGCAGCCAGCCGTCTACGACGGCGGCATTCTCCGCCAGCGCGGCTTCGCCCGCGGGCAGCAGGCTGTATACGCCGCGCTGCACCTTGGCGAACCAGCCATAATAGTTCGCGCGGAGCATCCCGCCCGCGCCCCCAAAGCCGGTCAGCTCCCGCACACGAGCTGGCGAAAGCTGGCCATGCGCTTGCAGCGCCCAAGCGCAGCGGAGCGCCTTTTCGCGGTACGCGGTCATAAGCGTATTGCCCTGCACACGCCCGCTGCCGCCGATATTGTAATCGCCGCTGCGCTCGCGGAACTCTTGCAGCAGGCGACGCTCTCGCGACGGCCGCCGTCCGCGCAGCGGTGCGTCGCCTGGTTCACACAGCAGCTCAAGCGCTGGCCCCTTCGTTTTATAAAACGTTACCGTCATCAGCCCGAGGCCAAGCATACGGCATAGCTCCGCCAGCTCGCCGAAGCGCTGGTTGACGGCTCCTTTTTTGGAGCGATTGCGTTCGACAACGAGCATGACCCGGTCCGCCACCCGCAGCCGCTCCACGCCCTGTAGCAGCAGCGCTAGCGTGAACGTCTTTTTCATTTCAACGATGAAGAGATCGCTGCCGTCCGGGCGCATGGCAACCAGATCACAGTGCATCACCTCACCCTTTACCTCATACCCTCTGGCTTCCAAATAGGCCTTCACCGGCCCGTAAAGTTCCGCTTCCTCGCGTACCGCCATATCGGCAATCCCCCCGCACGCCTGTCCTCTAGAGCACAGACGTTCTCATTCCGTTCATTATAGGAGATGCGCGCTAAGCTGGCAATTCCTGTCCAGCATCAAAAATTCCGGTCAAGTTATCGGCACCCTTCGCATAGGCTTTAATACTTCGAATACGTTGCTATTCGGGAGTGGGAAGTAGAGATACAGCCTGGGCGATAGGGACAAACAAGGGTTCAAGCGGAAGCAATGGGAGGAGGCGCAGCATGGATATTTTCAAGCGGATTGCGGAGTACAAGTCGGAGGGCGAGAGGCTCGCCTGGTCGGGAACATTCAAGGACTACATCGAATTGCTGCGGAATGATCCGGCACCGGCGATGACGGCGCATTCGCGGGTGTATGAAATGATCAAATCGAACGGCATTGAAGAGAAGAACGGGCAGAAAACCTATAAGTTTTTCGAGCAAGAGATTTTTGGCCTCGATCGTGCGGTGGAGAAGCTGATGGAGGAGTATTTTCACTCGGCGGCCCGCAGGCTGGATGTGCGAAAAAGGATTCTGCTGCTCATGGGACCTGTCAGCGGAGGCAAGTCTACGATCGTCACGATGCTCAAAAAGGGTTTGGAAAAGTTCTCGCGCACGGAGCAGGGGGCGGTTTACGCCATCAAGGGCTGCCCGATGCATGAGGATCCACTTCATCTCATTCCACATGAGCTGCGTCCGGAGCTGGAGAAAACTCTTGACGTTCGGATCGAGGGCAATCTTTGCCCGTCCTGCCAGATGCGTTTGAAGACCGAATTCGCGGACGATATTGAAAATGTAATGGTCGAGCGAGTGTTCCTCTCCGAGGACAACCGCATCGGCATCGGCACATTCAGCCCTTCCGATCCAAAGTCACAGGACATCGCCGACCTGACCGGCAGCATCGATTTCTCGACAATTACGGAATACGGCTCAGAATCCGATCCGCGTGCTTACCGCTTTGACGGCGAGCTGAACAAAGCGAATCGCGGTCTGATGGAGTTCCAGGAAATGCTCAAATGCGACGAGAAGTTCCTCTGGAACCTGCTCTCGCTGACGCAGGAAGGGCAGTTCAAGGCTGGAAGATTTGCCCTAATTTCAGCTGATGAACTCATAATAGCTCACACGAACGAATCCGAGTACAAGTCGTTTATATCCAATAAGAAAAATGAAGCGCTACAGTCGCGGATGATCGTTATGCCGATTCCATACAACTTAAGAGTATCGGATGAAGAGAAAATCTACTCCAAGCTAATCGCCCAGAGCGATTTGCGCCATGTGCATATTGCGCCGCATGCGCTGCGGACTGCAGCTATTTTCTCGATACTCACCCGCCTCAAAGAGTCCAAAAAGCAAGGCATGGATCTCGTCAAAAAAATGCGGATGTACGACGGAGAAGAGGTCGAGGGTTACAAGGATGCAGACCTTAAGGAAATGCAGAACGAATTCCTGGAGGAGGGCATGTCGGGCATCGATCCTCGGTATGTCATCAATCGGATTTCCAGCGCGCTCATCAAGGGTGAGATGGATCATATCAACGCGCTTGATGTACTGCGGGCGCTCAAGGAAGGGCTCGACCAGCATCCATCGATTACGAAGGATGAGCGTGAGCGCTACTTAAACTTTATCTCGGTGGCTCGCAAAGAGTACGATCAGTTGGCCAAAAACGAGGTGCAAAAAGCGTTTGTTTACTCCTTTGAGGAGTCGGCACGCACGCTGTTCGAGAACTATCTCGATAACATTGAGGCGTACTGCAACTGGTCGAAAATCAAGGACCCGCTCACCGGAGAGGCGCTTGAACCAGACGAGCGGCTTATGCGCTCCATCGAGGAGCAGATCGGTGTTTCGGAAAATGCGAAGAAGGCTTTCCGCGAGGAAATTCTTATCCGTATCTCCTCCTATTCGCGCAAAAGCCGCAAGTTTGACTACACGAGTCATGAACGGCTGCGCGAGGCAGTGGAGAAAAAGCTGTTCGCCGATCTCAAGGACATCGTGAAAATCACGACGTCCATCAAGACGCCGGACGAAAGCCAGCTGAAGCGGATGAACGAAGTAACGAAGCGGCTCGTTGATGAGCATGGTTATACAGTCGCGAGTGCAAATGAGCTTTTACGCTATGTGGGAAGC
This window contains:
- a CDS encoding putative serine protein kinase, PrkA, giving the protein MDIFKRIAEYKSEGERLAWSGTFKDYIELLRNDPAPAMTAHSRVYEMIKSNGIEEKNGQKTYKFFEQEIFGLDRAVEKLMEEYFHSAARRLDVRKRILLLMGPVSGGKSTIVTMLKKGLEKFSRTEQGAVYAIKGCPMHEDPLHLIPHELRPELEKTLDVRIEGNLCPSCQMRLKTEFADDIENVMVERVFLSEDNRIGIGTFSPSDPKSQDIADLTGSIDFSTITEYGSESDPRAYRFDGELNKANRGLMEFQEMLKCDEKFLWNLLSLTQEGQFKAGRFALISADELIIAHTNESEYKSFISNKKNEALQSRMIVMPIPYNLRVSDEEKIYSKLIAQSDLRHVHIAPHALRTAAIFSILTRLKESKKQGMDLVKKMRMYDGEEVEGYKDADLKEMQNEFLEEGMSGIDPRYVINRISSALIKGEMDHINALDVLRALKEGLDQHPSITKDERERYLNFISVARKEYDQLAKNEVQKAFVYSFEESARTLFENYLDNIEAYCNWSKIKDPLTGEALEPDERLMRSIEEQIGVSENAKKAFREEILIRISSYSRKSRKFDYTSHERLREAVEKKLFADLKDIVKITTSIKTPDESQLKRMNEVTKRLVDEHGYTVASANELLRYVGSLLNR